In Lacibacter sp. H375, one DNA window encodes the following:
- a CDS encoding outer membrane protein assembly factor BamB family protein has translation MKPVNHLYILSKGKVAAVNKKDGSIVWEIKLKEYHKNSNGYNYGQISVEADKIFVASSGILFCLSAKDGSLIWVNELKGWGYNFISMAGVTNESAAAASAATQAAVTAAVTTSAT, from the coding sequence ATGAAACCTGTCAATCACCTCTATATTCTGTCAAAAGGAAAAGTAGCCGCAGTAAATAAAAAAGATGGCTCCATTGTTTGGGAAATTAAACTGAAAGAGTACCATAAAAACAGTAACGGGTATAACTACGGACAAATTTCTGTTGAAGCCGACAAAATTTTTGTTGCCTCATCGGGTATCTTGTTTTGCTTAAGTGCAAAAGATGGCTCACTCATATGGGTAAACGAACTGAAAGGATGGGGTTATAACTTCATTAGTATGGCTGGCGTTACAAACGAATCGGCTGCTGCCGCCTCAGCTGCAACACAGGCTGCTGTAACAGCTGCGGTGACAACCAGTGCAACGTAA
- a CDS encoding SOS response-associated peptidase, producing the protein MAIEKEIKNLLFLNRPVQNGFEYRDWPVIVPVGNGTDVDIQLMHWEYIPESIHDADELSAARKKFTWLNAKGENILINEKGRESMYREGALEGRVLALSTGFFEWRHIPKIGKRGQPLKETEKIPYYITVDNNEEYFFMAGVSRVWHNLEIDQKAATFAVVTTNAVGPMIQIHNTKKRMPVILPPELAFEWIQNDLTEERIAKLATHQYDPVKIKAWPVAKNFLYADDPTKEFHYDNLPSL; encoded by the coding sequence ATGGCCATTGAAAAAGAAATAAAGAATCTTCTTTTTTTAAACCGCCCCGTACAAAACGGATTCGAATATCGTGACTGGCCGGTGATTGTACCTGTCGGTAACGGAACTGATGTTGATATACAGCTGATGCATTGGGAATATATTCCCGAATCAATTCATGATGCTGATGAGCTGAGTGCAGCACGTAAAAAATTTACCTGGCTCAATGCTAAAGGCGAAAACATTCTCATCAATGAAAAAGGACGAGAATCGATGTATCGTGAAGGGGCATTAGAGGGACGAGTACTGGCACTTTCAACCGGATTCTTTGAATGGCGGCATATTCCGAAAATTGGCAAACGTGGGCAACCGTTAAAAGAAACAGAGAAGATACCTTACTATATAACGGTTGACAATAATGAAGAATATTTTTTTATGGCGGGGGTTTCACGAGTGTGGCATAATCTCGAAATAGATCAGAAAGCAGCCACCTTTGCGGTTGTTACAACCAATGCCGTGGGCCCCATGATTCAGATACACAATACCAAAAAACGCATGCCTGTTATTCTTCCACCAGAACTGGCATTTGAATGGATACAGAACGATTTAACGGAAGAACGCATTGCAAAATTGGCAACCCATCAATACGATCCTGTTAAAATAAAAGCATGGCCTGTTGCCAAAAACTTTCTGTATGCCGATGACCCGACAAAAGAATTTCATTATGACAATCTGCCGTCTCTATGA